The genomic interval CACTTTGCAAAAAGCCCTAAACAAAAAAGGCTTTTCAGCTGGAAAAGTTGATGGTATCTATGGCAAAAACACCAGAAATGCTGTGATTAATTTTCAAAAGGCTAATAAAATTGCTGTTGACGGTATAGCCGGCAAACAAACTCAATCATTGTTGTATTCAACACCAACAGTTTCTCGTGGGACAAGTCTTGGTAGAGATACTGGTTCAACAGATTTGTATTGGCTTTCTAGAATAATCAACGCTGAATCAGGAGGAGAACCGTACAGTGGAAAAGTAGCTGTAGGTAGTGTAATACTAAATAGAGTAGCATCAAGCGCTTTCCCAAATACTGTGAAAGGTGTAATATTTGAATACTATCAAAACATTCCTCAATTTAGCCCTGTTGCAGAAGGAACTATCTACAATACTCCATCACAAGAAAGTATAAATGCAGCAAAAGAAGCAATTAGTGGACAAAAACCAGTAGGAAATTCTACTTATTTTTTCAATCCTAAAAAAGCAGAAGGCAAATGGATTATCAAAAACAAAACGTATGTAGCCAAAATTGGTGAGCATGTATTTTACAAATAGAAGAAGCAATGATAGATGCCAAAGGCCACTGAAAAAATATTTTTTCAGTGGCCTGTTGCTTTTATGCCATGAATATTTTCATATCGTCTTCCACATTTGTGATTCCTGCTATTCCAAAGTTTTCAACCAATACATTGACTACATTTGGTGAAAGAAATGCTGGTAGAGTTGGTCCTAGATGAATATTCTTAACTCCTAGATACAACAGTCCAAGAAGTACTATAACAGCTTTTTGTTCATACCATGCAATATTGTATGCTATTGGCAATTCATTTACATCTTCAAGTTTAAATATTTCCTTCAATTTAAGTGCTATAAGTGCTAATGAATATGAATCGTTGCATTGCCCTGCATCAAACACTCTTGGAATCCCGTTTATATCTCCAAGATCTAATTTGTTGTATTTATATTTTGCACATCCTGCGGTAAGAATGACTGTATCCTTTGGAAGAGCCGTTGCAAATTCTGTATAATAATCCCTTGATTTCATTCTTCCATCACAACCAGCCATTACAAAGAACTTCTTTATTGCTCCAGTCTTTACAGCTTCTACAATTTGATCAGCCAATGCAAATACTTGATTGTGAGCAAATCCTCC from Sporanaerobacter acetigenes DSM 13106 carries:
- a CDS encoding cell wall hydrolase; translated protein: MKTSLKKVFPIFLLLVLIFSNMTSVHAAQTNTYINLKMGSRGEKVSTLQKALNKKGFSAGKVDGIYGKNTRNAVINFQKANKIAVDGIAGKQTQSLLYSTPTVSRGTSLGRDTGSTDLYWLSRIINAESGGEPYSGKVAVGSVILNRVASSAFPNTVKGVIFEYYQNIPQFSPVAEGTIYNTPSQESINAAKEAISGQKPVGNSTYFFNPKKAEGKWIIKNKTYVAKIGEHVFYK